A section of the Methanoculleus taiwanensis genome encodes:
- the thiI gene encoding tRNA uracil 4-sulfurtransferase ThiI gives MEAVMVRYGELFLKSEPVKRRFIAALAKNIRLALEAASISHRIETPRGRVLIFGEDARAIADITSRIFGVVGVSICSVTTPDIEGISRAAIERAEGRLKPGMTFAVRARRSGVEGFTSQELAGAVGYAVGQRFPEASVNLSDPDYEIFVEAKEFGGLVYDSRQDGPGGLPLGTQGTVMTLLSEGIDSPVASWLMMRRGCAMVHLHMRSGRFGGSDVEETVFRHHAELSRWTPGHPLDLLTVDMEPFFEALVQLKEPRYRCILCKRFMLKAASEVAERRGIYAIVNGDNLGQVASQTLANMAVVAPAATIPVLRPLLGFDKEEIVDRAKMIGTFDSVQGDLGCSLAPKHPSTAARIEIIERIEKEIRMDEHVARAVETVRCRRALNGELVELS, from the coding sequence ATGGAAGCGGTGATGGTGCGTTACGGCGAGCTCTTTCTCAAGAGCGAACCGGTTAAAAGGCGGTTTATTGCAGCTCTTGCGAAGAATATCCGCCTTGCCCTTGAGGCCGCGTCGATCTCCCACCGGATCGAGACGCCCCGGGGCAGGGTTCTGATCTTCGGGGAGGATGCGAGAGCCATTGCCGACATCACAAGCAGGATCTTCGGCGTTGTGGGCGTCAGCATCTGTTCGGTGACGACCCCCGATATCGAAGGGATTTCGCGTGCAGCAATCGAGCGTGCGGAGGGGCGCCTCAAACCCGGTATGACGTTTGCCGTCAGAGCCCGGCGCTCGGGCGTGGAGGGATTCACCAGCCAGGAACTGGCAGGAGCGGTCGGCTATGCCGTCGGGCAGCGGTTTCCCGAAGCGTCGGTGAACCTCTCCGACCCCGATTACGAGATCTTTGTAGAGGCGAAAGAGTTCGGCGGGCTCGTATACGATTCAAGGCAGGATGGGCCGGGAGGACTCCCTCTCGGAACACAGGGGACGGTCATGACGCTGCTCTCCGAAGGGATCGACTCGCCGGTCGCGTCCTGGCTGATGATGAGGAGAGGGTGTGCGATGGTGCATCTCCATATGCGGAGCGGACGGTTCGGCGGCAGCGACGTGGAGGAGACGGTCTTCCGGCATCATGCGGAGCTCTCCCGATGGACTCCGGGGCACCCTCTCGACCTTCTTACCGTTGATATGGAACCGTTCTTTGAGGCGCTCGTGCAGCTGAAGGAGCCACGGTACCGGTGCATCCTCTGCAAGCGGTTCATGCTGAAGGCAGCAAGCGAGGTGGCGGAGAGGCGGGGAATCTATGCGATCGTCAACGGTGACAACCTCGGGCAGGTGGCCTCCCAGACCCTTGCGAACATGGCGGTGGTTGCGCCTGCCGCTACGATACCGGTGCTCCGCCCGCTGCTTGGGTTCGACAAGGAGGAGATTGTCGATCGTGCAAAGATGATCGGGACATTCGATTCCGTCCAGGGAGATCTCGGGTGCAGTCTCGCTCCGAAACACCCGTCGACCGCGGCGCGGATTGAGATCATCGAAAGGATTGAAAAAGAGATTCGGATGGATGAGCACGTTGCAAGAGCCGTCGAAACGGTTCGGTGCAGGCGTGCTCTGAACGGCGAACTCGTGGAGCTCAGCTGA
- a CDS encoding ATP-binding protein: MTSLIDINLNDTSKYRLIGDRVLSYRFAVPHDEEFYIGDILKITDTVKGLVFFAKVSDLIHDSNFSDPRWDTRPHTEHFYGLGEDVYILVEALPLGYVGDDERFRKPRTIPAKFARVERPSAEDFHFLRQVMGEIEVGVMKSGQGVLQDVKVSLHAAVMRQHMGVFATTGMGKSNFMKVFCASCMAARQFGLLIVDPHGEYVAGGRSSSGLPTKGLVHYQAGREGLAVFTIDESRRKKYGLNRLWLEYDDFRSPDLLLLYEHSDAQRDVIEKLEKYPGSDVIGFFEENEDLSDFDANAYTGEYRDIAWDLRNFSTKTLPVVQRHVESMVSRNRSFLRSKGSSIPEIIKALHENKVVLIDIPRMSEQSELFVLSILTREIMRRHQGEDAMCGSGGGSGEQKQVLIAIEEAQRVLGSGGQSTRIFRECAMEGRKFGVGICVVTQQPKNIDARVLAQLNTFVVMGLSDRGDRDTIASSAKQDLSRLDTEIQTLEPGEAVISTLRIPFPVSTRIHLFEEYIDELGRKPVRRPIDDGLDTSF, from the coding sequence ATGACGAGTTTGATCGATATTAACCTGAACGATACCTCGAAGTACCGCCTGATCGGGGATCGGGTGCTCAGCTACCGCTTCGCAGTTCCTCACGATGAGGAGTTCTACATCGGGGACATCCTGAAGATCACCGATACGGTCAAGGGACTGGTCTTCTTTGCGAAAGTGAGCGATCTCATTCACGACAGCAACTTCTCCGACCCGCGGTGGGATACACGCCCCCATACCGAACACTTCTACGGTCTTGGAGAGGACGTCTACATTCTCGTCGAGGCGCTGCCGCTTGGCTATGTGGGAGACGACGAGCGCTTTCGAAAGCCCCGGACGATCCCGGCGAAGTTTGCGCGGGTCGAACGGCCGAGCGCAGAGGACTTCCACTTCCTGCGGCAGGTGATGGGAGAGATCGAGGTCGGCGTGATGAAGAGCGGCCAGGGTGTCCTGCAGGATGTGAAGGTCTCTCTCCACGCAGCCGTCATGCGCCAGCACATGGGCGTTTTTGCAACGACCGGTATGGGGAAGAGTAATTTCATGAAAGTCTTCTGTGCATCCTGTATGGCTGCCAGACAGTTCGGCCTCCTGATCGTCGATCCCCACGGCGAGTACGTTGCGGGCGGTCGGTCGTCGAGCGGACTACCCACCAAGGGTCTTGTCCACTACCAGGCCGGGCGCGAGGGTCTCGCGGTCTTCACGATAGACGAATCGAGACGGAAGAAGTACGGCCTCAACCGCCTCTGGCTCGAGTACGATGACTTCAGGTCGCCGGATCTTCTGCTCCTGTACGAACACTCGGATGCCCAACGTGACGTCATCGAGAAACTGGAGAAGTATCCGGGCTCCGATGTTATCGGCTTTTTTGAGGAGAACGAGGATCTCTCCGACTTCGATGCCAACGCCTATACGGGGGAGTATCGGGATATTGCGTGGGATCTTCGAAATTTTTCAACGAAGACGCTCCCGGTGGTGCAGCGGCATGTCGAGAGTATGGTCTCCCGGAACCGGTCGTTTCTCCGTTCGAAGGGTTCGTCGATACCCGAGATCATCAAAGCGCTCCATGAAAACAAGGTTGTGCTGATTGATATCCCCCGGATGAGCGAACAGAGCGAACTCTTCGTTCTCTCGATACTCACCCGTGAGATTATGCGCCGCCACCAGGGGGAAGACGCAATGTGCGGGAGCGGCGGCGGGTCAGGCGAGCAGAAGCAGGTGCTGATAGCGATCGAGGAGGCACAGCGGGTACTCGGTTCCGGTGGTCAGAGCACCCGTATCTTCCGTGAATGTGCGATGGAAGGGAGAAAGTTTGGTGTCGGCATCTGCGTCGTGACCCAGCAGCCGAAGAATATCGATGCCCGTGTGCTTGCCCAGCTGAACACATTCGTCGTTATGGGGCTCTCGGACAGGGGCGACCGCGATACCATCGCCAGCAGCGCAAAACAGGATCTCTCACGCCTCGATACGGAGATTCAGACGCTCGAACCCGGTGAAGCGGTTATCAGCACGCTGCGTATTCCCTTCCCGGTGAGTACACGCATCCATCTCTTCGAGGAGTATATTGACGAACTTGGCAGAAAACCGGTCAGAAGGCCGATAGATGACGGGCTCGACACCAGCTTCTGA
- a CDS encoding nucleotide-binding protein yields MKIGNINVKISVISLAVFGIFTIILLGTVITTGETSLLIWGVPILAMLLIIPAVLNYMSQQQYASLVPMYEQEARDVRIREINLNMLSEPVRIVGIVERVHFQFLNRPQYLVADRTGEISVKMFTNPQEDVQVNDKVEVLGTVVKRYLLSGDAVINCVSIRKTTEVTAPEKKKK; encoded by the coding sequence ATGAAAATCGGAAACATCAATGTGAAGATATCGGTCATATCACTGGCCGTTTTTGGTATCTTCACCATTATTTTACTCGGTACGGTCATCACCACGGGAGAGACATCGCTCCTGATCTGGGGAGTCCCGATTCTCGCAATGCTTCTGATCATTCCCGCAGTACTCAACTACATGAGCCAGCAGCAGTATGCGTCGCTGGTTCCGATGTACGAACAGGAGGCGAGAGATGTCCGGATTAGGGAGATAAACCTGAACATGCTCAGCGAACCGGTTCGGATCGTCGGCATCGTGGAGCGGGTGCATTTCCAGTTCCTCAACCGGCCGCAGTACCTCGTTGCCGATCGTACCGGCGAGATATCGGTGAAGATGTTCACCAATCCGCAGGAAGACGTACAGGTGAACGATAAGGTCGAGGTGCTCGGAACAGTCGTGAAGCGATACCTCCTGAGCGGAGATGCGGTCATAAACTGCGTCTCGATACGGAAGACCACCGAAGTGACAGCTCCCGAAAAGAAAAAGAAATAA
- a CDS encoding AAA family ATPase — translation MLLHRLVMRNFKRYCDQEITFCDGITGIVGNNGAGKSSIIEAILFALYGLQGTGLDGSYIVSAFVDRQEPCEVRLDFSVAGNEYSVVRRFRKRPSSTLHEARLFLNGRPFGEYADGVQNVLLGVQRVIGMGPADFKNTIYAGQKDLLSLLESRPGSRKDWFMQVLGIEYLKRDSMEELRRLIDGCEKKLSNLTGRLEELDAEAVRDRLLSLQSDYEAAERAIRRAGEERTAAGERRDEVREELGRLLKVREQYLQFGAEESRQAGELERILLECREIEEEIAENEAHREEIARLAETAGRYEEAEAGVAGYAEKKACVERIELECAQWHDLIGQHEARRQRIVSDLESLRQCEERQNSLEQEIARRRVLLDRLDDLKAIEPEYVRLQDDLSRLDERFCVVERRVVEIRGEIEVVEEQQRRLEELEAALEEYGDCCSRDDLLARAAVFARQQMLCRREMDDLAAQVSEIDERIGALSGSRAALDDLEGQVSALTCRKEELLSVVSSCIARKEAICREIEKIARNRDELTLAGREGRCPTCYQHLGDRYEDLLGELAETATSLKASLAAVEESRAGAAAEQLCIQRDLADLDEQRRQHEEILSALALESSRRQDLMSRLLKWQSEYAIHDAAIRELGLLRYDADEHEIVKQRRAALEQQRSRADTLRGICSSLPALRKERKELITEVEGHLARKEVLEAALRSLGFDPVEKKRLEEEREKLEGLHREYTHNQALLSRKPKYCEECEELDARIESLKRAIRDREEERVQLAYDPARHQFLLELYRRAGDARRRVLELEVRMEEIPRLRSRLEKRLAEARQCEAEILRIRQERALLGFDDRQVAAAEEALARAEQELQTCIEEQNRIAIGMQQTERDIERFRQVLSRIGELVRSSQGLREEIELLRLTRKVIGDYIVYLLQVVRDRIEDEAGRILGEITDGRYDTVMLDDDFAVLVHDMGEDYPADRFSGGEQDDIAISLRIALSRFLAEVNEMHDSTFLIFDEIFASQDEGRRSNLVRALRTQESYFPQIFLISHITEVQDEFSSTLMVEMGADRTSRIREIR, via the coding sequence ATGCTTCTTCATAGGCTTGTCATGCGCAACTTCAAACGCTATTGCGATCAGGAGATCACCTTCTGCGACGGGATAACCGGTATCGTCGGGAATAACGGTGCCGGGAAGAGCAGCATCATAGAGGCTATCCTCTTCGCACTCTACGGGCTGCAGGGAACGGGTCTCGATGGGAGTTACATCGTCAGCGCATTTGTCGACCGGCAGGAGCCATGCGAGGTCAGGCTCGACTTTTCCGTAGCCGGGAATGAGTATAGCGTTGTCCGCAGATTTCGGAAGCGTCCGTCTTCGACGTTGCATGAAGCGCGCCTTTTTCTGAATGGGAGACCGTTCGGTGAGTACGCCGACGGCGTGCAGAATGTTCTGCTCGGAGTCCAGCGCGTGATCGGCATGGGGCCTGCCGACTTCAAGAACACTATCTATGCAGGCCAGAAGGATCTCCTCTCGCTCCTCGAGAGCCGCCCGGGGTCGAGAAAGGACTGGTTCATGCAGGTGCTCGGCATCGAGTACCTCAAACGGGACAGCATGGAAGAACTCAGGAGGCTCATCGACGGGTGCGAAAAGAAGCTCTCCAATCTGACCGGAAGGCTTGAAGAACTCGATGCTGAGGCTGTCCGGGACAGATTGCTCTCGTTGCAGAGCGACTACGAAGCGGCTGAGCGTGCGATCCGGAGAGCCGGTGAAGAGCGGACAGCGGCAGGAGAGCGGCGGGACGAGGTGCGGGAAGAACTGGGCCGCCTGCTCAAAGTCCGTGAGCAGTATCTCCAGTTCGGTGCCGAAGAGTCGCGGCAGGCAGGGGAGCTCGAGCGGATCCTTCTGGAGTGCCGTGAGATTGAAGAGGAGATCGCGGAAAACGAAGCACACCGCGAGGAGATTGCCCGTCTTGCCGAAACCGCCGGCCGCTATGAGGAGGCGGAGGCGGGTGTTGCCGGATATGCGGAGAAGAAGGCATGCGTAGAGCGGATCGAACTCGAATGCGCACAATGGCATGATCTTATCGGACAGCACGAGGCACGGCGGCAACGAATCGTCTCGGATCTCGAATCGCTCCGGCAGTGTGAAGAGCGGCAGAACAGCCTTGAGCAGGAGATCGCAAGAAGGCGGGTTCTCCTTGACCGCCTTGACGATCTGAAGGCGATCGAGCCGGAGTATGTGCGCCTTCAGGACGATCTTTCACGTCTGGACGAGCGGTTTTGCGTGGTGGAACGGCGTGTCGTCGAGATCAGGGGCGAGATCGAAGTGGTTGAGGAGCAGCAGCGGCGCCTCGAGGAACTCGAAGCGGCACTTGAGGAGTACGGCGACTGCTGCAGTCGCGATGATCTCCTCGCGCGGGCCGCCGTCTTCGCCCGACAGCAGATGCTTTGCCGGCGGGAGATGGACGACCTTGCGGCGCAGGTGAGCGAGATCGATGAGCGGATTGGGGCGCTATCGGGCAGTCGTGCCGCTCTGGATGACCTGGAAGGTCAGGTTTCCGCCCTCACGTGTCGAAAGGAAGAACTGTTGTCCGTCGTTTCGTCGTGCATTGCACGTAAAGAGGCTATCTGTCGGGAAATTGAGAAGATTGCCCGTAACCGTGACGAACTCACCCTCGCCGGAAGGGAAGGGAGATGCCCGACATGCTACCAGCATCTCGGGGATCGGTATGAGGATCTCCTCGGCGAGCTCGCAGAGACTGCTACGTCGCTCAAGGCCTCTCTGGCGGCAGTGGAAGAGAGCCGTGCCGGTGCTGCCGCCGAGCAGTTGTGCATACAGAGGGATCTCGCAGACCTCGACGAGCAGCGCCGGCAGCATGAGGAGATCTTGAGCGCGCTGGCACTCGAGAGTTCTCGCCGGCAGGATCTGATGAGCCGCCTTCTGAAGTGGCAGAGTGAGTATGCGATTCACGATGCCGCCATTCGCGAACTCGGTCTTTTGCGGTATGATGCCGATGAACACGAGATCGTAAAGCAGCGAAGGGCAGCACTCGAACAGCAACGGTCGCGTGCAGATACGCTCCGGGGTATCTGCAGTTCTCTTCCGGCACTCCGAAAAGAGCGCAAAGAATTGATCACCGAGGTTGAAGGGCACCTTGCCCGAAAGGAAGTGCTCGAAGCCGCACTCCGGTCACTCGGTTTCGACCCGGTCGAAAAGAAGCGGCTTGAGGAGGAACGGGAGAAGCTCGAAGGGCTGCATCGGGAGTATACCCACAATCAGGCACTCCTTTCCCGGAAACCGAAGTACTGTGAGGAATGTGAGGAGCTCGACGCACGGATCGAGAGCCTGAAGCGGGCGATACGGGATCGCGAGGAGGAACGAGTGCAGCTGGCGTATGATCCCGCCCGGCACCAGTTCTTGCTGGAGCTGTACCGCCGTGCCGGGGATGCACGCCGGCGGGTGCTCGAGCTCGAGGTGCGGATGGAGGAGATTCCCCGCCTCCGGAGCAGGCTCGAGAAGAGACTGGCCGAAGCACGCCAGTGCGAAGCCGAAATCCTCCGGATCCGGCAGGAACGTGCTCTGCTCGGGTTTGACGACCGGCAGGTCGCGGCTGCTGAAGAAGCCCTTGCCAGGGCAGAGCAGGAGCTGCAGACCTGCATCGAAGAGCAGAACCGGATAGCAATCGGGATGCAGCAGACCGAGCGGGATATCGAACGGTTCCGCCAGGTTCTCTCCCGGATCGGTGAACTTGTCCGGTCAAGCCAGGGGCTCCGGGAGGAGATCGAGCTCTTGCGCCTGACCCGCAAGGTCATCGGCGACTACATCGTCTATCTCCTGCAGGTTGTCAGGGATCGGATCGAGGACGAGGCCGGTCGTATTCTCGGGGAGATCACGGACGGCCGCTACGATACGGTGATGCTCGACGATGACTTTGCCGTTCTGGTGCATGATATGGGCGAGGACTACCCTGCCGACAGGTTCAGCGGAGGAGAGCAGGACGATATCGCCATATCCCTCCGCATCGCTCTCTCACGATTTCTTGCGGAGGTCAACGAGATGCACGACAGTACGTTCCTGATCTTCGACGAGATCTTTGCAAGCCAGGACGAGGGGCGGCGGAGCAATCTGGTGCGGGCTCTCAGGACGCAGGAGAGCTACTTCCCGCAGATCTTTCTCATCTCGCATATCACCGAGGTGCAGGACGAGTTCTCGTCGACGCTGATGGTGGAGATGGGCGCCGACAGGACGAGCCGTATCCGGGAGATACGTTGA
- a CDS encoding formate/nitrite transporter family protein, whose protein sequence is MVFHPPVAIVAKAADAGKYKTGLPAWNMLLRGLMAGSYIAMGGALATVCSTGVAAFLGAGFAKLILGAVFPVGLIMIVLTGAELFTGDAMLAPMAAFIHKISWVSVLNLWVWVYIGNLIGSLLFAYIMAYGPLVGFDAAGAATVNAFGLAAVNIAIGKVSYVGLVAQWSLFLKAIACNWLVNLAVLLGICADDLIGKFFGIWFPIMAFVSTGFEHCVANMYFIPTGIMVSGMLSPEQIADIGAKLANLSWVTMWTNNVIMATIGNIVGGLFFVGVVYWVAFRKEIAALK, encoded by the coding sequence ATGGTGTTCCATCCTCCAGTTGCTATTGTGGCAAAAGCCGCAGATGCCGGTAAGTACAAGACCGGTCTGCCGGCATGGAATATGCTCCTCCGTGGACTCATGGCAGGATCATACATCGCCATGGGCGGTGCTCTTGCAACGGTCTGTAGTACCGGTGTAGCGGCATTCCTTGGTGCAGGTTTCGCAAAGCTGATTCTCGGTGCGGTCTTCCCTGTTGGGCTTATTATGATCGTCCTGACCGGTGCGGAGCTCTTCACCGGTGACGCGATGCTCGCCCCGATGGCTGCATTTATTCACAAGATCAGCTGGGTAAGCGTGCTTAACCTGTGGGTCTGGGTATACATCGGAAACCTTATCGGTTCCCTCCTGTTCGCATACATCATGGCCTACGGCCCGCTCGTAGGCTTCGATGCAGCAGGCGCAGCAACCGTCAATGCCTTCGGCCTCGCCGCCGTGAACATCGCCATCGGCAAGGTCTCCTACGTAGGCTTAGTCGCACAGTGGTCGCTCTTCCTGAAGGCTATCGCCTGTAACTGGCTCGTCAACCTGGCAGTGCTGCTGGGTATCTGTGCCGACGACCTGATCGGCAAGTTCTTCGGAATCTGGTTCCCCATCATGGCCTTCGTTTCCACCGGATTCGAGCACTGTGTCGCCAACATGTACTTCATCCCCACCGGCATCATGGTCAGCGGAATGTTAAGCCCTGAGCAGATCGCCGACATCGGTGCCAAGCTTGCAAACCTGTCCTGGGTGACCATGTGGACGAACAACGTCATCATGGCAACCATCGGCAACATCGTCGGCGGTCTCTTCTTCGTCGGTGTCGTCTACTGGGTCGCCTTCCGGAAGGAGATTGCAGCACTGAAGTAA
- a CDS encoding DNA double-strand break repair nuclease NurA, producing MDLHGEYRESVARLAGRIREYAPADIIDRFARVSRFDPSSFLTCPSGFEGTVCAVDGSNALLLDAGSFSAAVVRASASSYRGGVRHGRATTPMHLVAVHPDGCNDEFEALFSDCFASSPKALLYHDDPLQNAAVMRDTLEYWVALEMAGTLDAGDLILIDGTLRVSHASHDEILVRLMNLCNLRGILLAAVTKRTSLTWGGGYPIVPAAEGLAKKYGVPEPWFVRVSGLEAILDRQQSRPWKQRGDQYIARLHHRSQRAFKVELPRYDSCETVATVFSGLAAYADDGRITGYPYPLLDAHLTTKIGKDAVDQIRQDLMRGMAEQGMSHREYVRLFGDYHDEFDRY from the coding sequence ATGGACCTGCACGGGGAGTACCGGGAGTCGGTGGCGAGGCTCGCCGGACGGATCAGGGAGTATGCACCGGCGGATATCATTGACCGGTTCGCGAGAGTCAGCCGATTCGATCCTTCATCGTTCCTGACCTGCCCATCCGGGTTTGAGGGAACTGTCTGCGCGGTCGACGGGAGCAACGCCCTTCTCCTCGACGCAGGAAGTTTTTCGGCGGCGGTGGTTCGGGCATCGGCAAGTTCGTACCGCGGCGGGGTGCGGCACGGGAGGGCGACAACACCCATGCACCTCGTCGCCGTACACCCGGATGGGTGCAACGACGAGTTTGAAGCGCTCTTCTCGGACTGTTTCGCATCTTCGCCGAAAGCGCTGCTTTACCACGACGACCCGCTCCAGAACGCCGCCGTGATGCGCGATACCCTCGAGTACTGGGTAGCGCTGGAGATGGCCGGGACACTCGATGCCGGTGATCTGATTCTGATCGACGGTACCTTGCGGGTCAGCCATGCCAGCCACGATGAGATCCTGGTCCGGCTGATGAACCTCTGCAACCTCCGCGGTATTCTCCTGGCTGCGGTCACGAAACGTACCTCGCTTACCTGGGGAGGCGGGTACCCGATCGTCCCTGCGGCCGAGGGGCTGGCGAAGAAGTATGGAGTTCCCGAACCATGGTTCGTCCGTGTATCGGGGCTCGAGGCCATCCTCGACCGCCAGCAGTCACGTCCCTGGAAGCAGCGTGGCGACCAGTATATTGCACGACTCCATCACCGTTCCCAGAGAGCGTTCAAGGTCGAACTCCCCCGCTACGACAGCTGTGAGACGGTGGCGACGGTATTCTCGGGCCTTGCCGCCTATGCCGATGACGGGAGGATCACCGGATACCCCTACCCCCTCCTGGATGCACATCTGACGACGAAGATAGGGAAGGATGCCGTCGATCAGATACGCCAGGATCTCATGCGGGGGATGGCCGAGCAGGGCATGAGCCACCGCGAGTATGTACGCCTCTTTGGAGATTACCATGACGAGTTTGATCGATATTAA
- the pscS gene encoding O-phospho-L-seryl-tRNA:Cys-tRNA synthase yields MKCAIDIDVRDVEELFINIDPIQAGGRLTPDAMKAAIAYGDGYSVCDACQKPFRLDYIKKPPIAQFHTDLAEWLNMDQVRVVPGARRGFQAVASTYVEKGDPVLLTSLAHYTEFIAVEQAGGIPREIPKDEKNHITPDAVAARIEDVIDEFKRAPPLMFLDHVDYQYGNVHDAKAIAKVAHQYDIPILLNGAYSVGIMPIDGKDLGVDFVIGSGHKSMAAPAPSGLVATTAEHAERVFRTTRSKGDITARTFGIKEVEMMGCTLMGVTVIGMMASFPHVRERVKHWDTEVARSRRIVDALLSIEGTRVLSDYPRTHTLTRIDTRNSFDKVAEVHKKRGFFLSNDLKKRGITGVIPGSTKVWKFNTYGLTEKQADHVANAFVEVARENNLSVS; encoded by the coding sequence ATGAAGTGCGCAATCGATATCGACGTACGCGACGTCGAAGAGCTGTTCATCAACATCGACCCGATCCAGGCAGGGGGCAGACTTACTCCCGATGCCATGAAGGCGGCGATCGCCTACGGAGACGGATATTCGGTCTGTGACGCCTGCCAGAAACCGTTCAGGTTGGACTATATCAAAAAACCCCCGATTGCACAGTTCCATACCGACCTTGCAGAATGGCTGAATATGGATCAGGTGCGCGTCGTGCCGGGAGCCCGTCGGGGATTCCAGGCGGTTGCAAGTACGTATGTCGAGAAAGGCGACCCCGTTCTCCTCACGTCTCTCGCCCACTATACGGAGTTTATAGCCGTAGAACAGGCCGGGGGCATTCCACGGGAGATCCCGAAGGACGAGAAGAACCACATCACCCCGGATGCCGTTGCAGCAAGAATCGAAGATGTGATCGACGAGTTCAAACGCGCACCCCCGCTCATGTTCCTCGACCACGTCGACTACCAGTACGGCAACGTCCACGATGCAAAAGCAATCGCGAAAGTCGCCCATCAGTACGACATCCCTATCCTTCTCAACGGGGCATACTCGGTCGGGATCATGCCGATCGACGGCAAAGACCTCGGTGTCGACTTCGTGATCGGCTCCGGGCACAAGAGCATGGCCGCACCCGCCCCGTCGGGTCTCGTCGCGACGACCGCCGAGCATGCAGAACGGGTCTTTCGGACTACCCGGTCAAAAGGCGACATCACCGCCAGAACGTTCGGGATAAAAGAGGTCGAGATGATGGGATGCACCCTCATGGGAGTCACCGTCATCGGGATGATGGCATCCTTCCCCCACGTCAGGGAACGGGTGAAACACTGGGATACGGAAGTAGCACGCTCCCGCCGCATCGTCGATGCGCTCCTCTCCATCGAGGGGACACGGGTCCTCTCCGACTATCCGCGCACCCACACGCTGACCCGTATCGATACCCGCAACTCCTTTGACAAAGTTGCAGAGGTGCATAAAAAACGGGGTTTCTTCCTCTCGAACGACTTAAAGAAGCGGGGAATCACCGGGGTCATACCCGGCTCGACCAAGGTCTGGAAGTTCAACACCTACGGGCTTACGGAGAAACAGGCAGACCACGTTGCGAACGCGTTCGTGGAGGTTGCCCGGGAGAACAACCTCTCCGTCAGCTGA
- a CDS encoding metallophosphoesterase family protein yields the protein MRIVHIADTHLGLSAFNKINPETGMNLREQLIYDNFLASVDQIVRQRPDVIVHAGDLFHQVKPKTRAYTTVLEALRRLEEAGIPFVVIAGNHSMAKTRHTTSPLEVLEYHTAEVHAAYRHQYHRVEIGDTVFHLIPNMLQTSGYREAFDAIEFGTGKNVLVTHGLASAIKDRRLQTVAEHEIDATILSDRFDYIALGHYHAQSQVADNAWYSGSLEYCTYGEIRDTKGGLLVDLDDRSVQHIDLARTPMVDLGRINCDGLAAKDILEEIVDLISKSHMPNGGMCQITLDGVLRETLRGLDQRALNDLRSGLLDLKFRTIAAEDPSPVFREQSLAGVDYVEEFQRFVEMQHLNETQEAYVKEKGGGILRSVIARQREANDASS from the coding sequence ATGAGAATCGTTCATATTGCGGATACGCACCTCGGGCTCTCGGCGTTCAATAAGATAAACCCTGAAACCGGGATGAATTTACGGGAACAGCTGATATACGATAATTTTCTTGCTTCGGTCGATCAGATTGTCCGGCAGCGGCCGGACGTAATCGTGCATGCGGGCGACCTCTTTCACCAGGTCAAGCCCAAGACCCGTGCCTACACGACCGTCCTTGAAGCGCTCAGGAGGCTCGAAGAGGCGGGAATTCCCTTTGTCGTCATCGCCGGGAACCACAGCATGGCGAAGACCCGCCACACGACATCCCCGCTCGAGGTGCTGGAGTACCATACCGCCGAGGTCCATGCCGCGTACCGGCATCAGTACCACCGGGTCGAGATCGGTGATACGGTCTTTCACCTGATCCCCAATATGCTGCAGACGAGCGGGTACCGGGAGGCGTTCGACGCGATTGAGTTTGGAACCGGAAAGAACGTCCTCGTTACGCACGGCCTTGCAAGCGCTATCAAGGACCGGCGGCTGCAGACGGTGGCGGAACATGAGATCGATGCCACGATCCTCTCTGACCGGTTCGACTACATAGCGCTCGGCCATTACCACGCCCAGAGCCAGGTTGCCGACAACGCCTGGTACAGCGGCTCTCTCGAGTACTGCACCTACGGTGAGATCCGGGATACGAAAGGTGGGCTGCTCGTCGATCTTGATGATCGGAGTGTGCAGCATATTGATCTTGCACGCACCCCGATGGTCGATCTCGGCAGGATAAACTGCGACGGGCTTGCTGCAAAGGATATCCTCGAGGAGATCGTCGATCTCATCTCGAAGAGCCATATGCCGAACGGGGGCATGTGCCAGATCACTCTCGACGGGGTGCTCCGGGAGACGTTGCGGGGACTCGATCAGCGGGCACTCAATGATCTGCGCAGCGGCCTTCTGGATCTGAAGTTTCGGACCATTGCTGCCGAAGATCCTTCACCGGTCTTTCGTGAGCAGAGCCTCGCGGGTGTGGACTACGTGGAGGAGTTTCAGCGGTTTGTGGAGATGCAGCACCTGAATGAGACCCAGGAGGCGTATGTGAAAGAGAAGGGCGGCGGGATCCTGCGGTCGGTGATCGCCCGGCAGAGGGAGGCGAACGATGCTTCTTCATAG